From a region of the Panicum virgatum strain AP13 chromosome 2K, P.virgatum_v5, whole genome shotgun sequence genome:
- the LOC120689225 gene encoding glucan endo-1,3-beta-glucosidase 1-like isoform X2, with product MGSWSRGGSGSSLLTPLLFFLLSLHCSPVVVSAAGSGEPYVGVTIGTAVTNLLSPSDLADFLRAQHITRVRLYDADPRLLSALASAGARAIVGVPNDELLALGSSPATAAAWVARRVLPFAGVNSSTPAVISAIAVGDEVPTALPSALPVLLPAIRSLASALAAANLSSPIPVSTPLPFSVVEDPFPPSQAFFNQTLAKTFVAPLLAHLANTSAPLMLNLYPYYSLMQSDGVIPLDNALFRPLPPSLEMVDPNTLLHYTNVFDAMLDAVRVAVRNLNVSGSGGVPILVTETGWPSYGDRRAEPYASKDNADTYNSNLIKHVLQDKPGTPMAPGAAAQSSAYIYELFNEDLRPGPVSEANWGLFYGNGTPVYLLHVSGAGGLLGNDTTDRSFCVAADDAEEKAVQAAMDWACGPGRADCTAIQPGQGCYLPNDVRSHASYAFDAYYQSQGRAAGSCYFQGAGMVTTTDPSHDNCLFPGSKQLGNHTKSGSASNTTTPTSDAEGSAIWRLRTGREKGFSLFLRLLLSITVVIVTDSNFWT from the exons ATGGGGAgttggagcagaggagggagcgGTAGCAGCTTGCTCACCccactcctcttcttcctcctctctcttcaCT GCTCGCCGGTGGTGGtgtcggcggcggggagcggcgAGCCGTATGTGGGCGTGACCATCGGCACGGCGGTGACGAACCTGCTGTCGCCGTCGGACCTGGCCGACTTCCTCCGCGCGCAGCACATCACCCGCGTGCGCCTCTACGACGCGGACCCGCGCCTGCTGTCGGCGCTGGCCTCCGCGGGGGCGCGCGCCATCGTGGGCGTCCCCAACGACGAGCTCCTGGCGCTGGGCTCCTCCccggcgacggccgcggcgtGGGTGGCCCGCCGAGTGCTCCCATTCGCGGGCGTCAACTCCAGCACCCCGGCCGTCATCTCTGCCATCGCCGTCGGGGACGAGGTGCCCACCGCGCTCCCCTCCGCGCTGCCCGTGCTCCTCCCGGCCATCCGGTCCCTCgcctccgcgctcgccgcggccaaCCTGTCCTCCCCCATCCCGGTGTCCACGCCGCTGCCCTTCTCCGTGGTGGAGGACCCGTTCCCCCCGTCGCAGGCCTTCTTCAACCAGACCCTGGCCAAGACCTTCGtcgcgccgctgctcgcccACCTCGCCAACACCTCGGCGCCGCTGATGCTCAACCTGTACCCCTACTACTCGCTGATGCAGAGCGACGGCGTGATCCCGCTGGACAACGCGCTGttccggccgctgccgccgtcgctggAGATGGTGGACCCCAACACGCTGCTCCACTACACCAACGTGTTCGACGCAATGCTCGACGCCGTGCGCGTGGCCGTGCGGAACCTCAACGTgagcggctccggcggcgtgcCCATCCTGGTGACGGAGACTGGGTGGCCGTCGTACGGCGACCGGCGGGCGGAGCCGTACGCGAGCAAGGATAACGCGGACACGTACAACTCGAACCTGATCAAGCACGTCCTGCAGGACAAGCCCGGGACGCCCATGgcgcccggcgcggcggcgcagtcgAGCGCCTACATCTACGAGCTCTTCAACGAGGACCTCCGGCCGGGCCCCGTGTCGGAGGCGAACTGGGGCCTGTTCTACGGCAACGGCACGCCGGTGTACCTCCTGCACGTGTCGGGCGCCGGCGGGCTCCTGGGGAACGACACGACGGACCGGTCCTTCTGCGTGGCGGCGGACGACGCGGAGGAGAAGGCGGTGCAGGCGGCCATGGACTGGGCGTGCGGGCCCGGGCGCGCCGACTGCACGGCGATCCAGCCCGGGCAGGGGTGCTACCTGCCCAACGACGTGCGCAGCCACGCGTCGTACGCCTTCGACGCCTACTACCAGTCgcagggccgcgccgccgggtcCTGCTACTTCCAGGGCGCCGGCATGGTCACCACCACGGATCCCA GTCATGACAACTGCTTATTCCCTGGAAG TAAGCAGCTGGGTAACCACACCAAATCTGGCAGCGCAAGCAACACTACAACGCCGACAAGTGACGCCGAGGGATCTGCAATATGGAGGCTAAGAACAGGAAGGGAGAAAGGGTTCTCGCTCTTCCTTCGGCTGCTGCTGAGCATCACGGTGGTTATCGTGACAGATTCAAACTTTTGGACATGA
- the LOC120689225 gene encoding glucan endo-1,3-beta-glucosidase 1-like isoform X1 — MGSWSRGGSGSSLLTPLLFFLLSLHSLSLTVATAGSPVVVSAAGSGEPYVGVTIGTAVTNLLSPSDLADFLRAQHITRVRLYDADPRLLSALASAGARAIVGVPNDELLALGSSPATAAAWVARRVLPFAGVNSSTPAVISAIAVGDEVPTALPSALPVLLPAIRSLASALAAANLSSPIPVSTPLPFSVVEDPFPPSQAFFNQTLAKTFVAPLLAHLANTSAPLMLNLYPYYSLMQSDGVIPLDNALFRPLPPSLEMVDPNTLLHYTNVFDAMLDAVRVAVRNLNVSGSGGVPILVTETGWPSYGDRRAEPYASKDNADTYNSNLIKHVLQDKPGTPMAPGAAAQSSAYIYELFNEDLRPGPVSEANWGLFYGNGTPVYLLHVSGAGGLLGNDTTDRSFCVAADDAEEKAVQAAMDWACGPGRADCTAIQPGQGCYLPNDVRSHASYAFDAYYQSQGRAAGSCYFQGAGMVTTTDPSHDNCLFPGSKQLGNHTKSGSASNTTTPTSDAEGSAIWRLRTGREKGFSLFLRLLLSITVVIVTDSNFWT, encoded by the exons ATGGGGAgttggagcagaggagggagcgGTAGCAGCTTGCTCACCccactcctcttcttcctcctctctcttcaCT CTCTGTCTCTGACCGTCGCGACCGCAGGCTCGCCGGTGGTGGtgtcggcggcggggagcggcgAGCCGTATGTGGGCGTGACCATCGGCACGGCGGTGACGAACCTGCTGTCGCCGTCGGACCTGGCCGACTTCCTCCGCGCGCAGCACATCACCCGCGTGCGCCTCTACGACGCGGACCCGCGCCTGCTGTCGGCGCTGGCCTCCGCGGGGGCGCGCGCCATCGTGGGCGTCCCCAACGACGAGCTCCTGGCGCTGGGCTCCTCCccggcgacggccgcggcgtGGGTGGCCCGCCGAGTGCTCCCATTCGCGGGCGTCAACTCCAGCACCCCGGCCGTCATCTCTGCCATCGCCGTCGGGGACGAGGTGCCCACCGCGCTCCCCTCCGCGCTGCCCGTGCTCCTCCCGGCCATCCGGTCCCTCgcctccgcgctcgccgcggccaaCCTGTCCTCCCCCATCCCGGTGTCCACGCCGCTGCCCTTCTCCGTGGTGGAGGACCCGTTCCCCCCGTCGCAGGCCTTCTTCAACCAGACCCTGGCCAAGACCTTCGtcgcgccgctgctcgcccACCTCGCCAACACCTCGGCGCCGCTGATGCTCAACCTGTACCCCTACTACTCGCTGATGCAGAGCGACGGCGTGATCCCGCTGGACAACGCGCTGttccggccgctgccgccgtcgctggAGATGGTGGACCCCAACACGCTGCTCCACTACACCAACGTGTTCGACGCAATGCTCGACGCCGTGCGCGTGGCCGTGCGGAACCTCAACGTgagcggctccggcggcgtgcCCATCCTGGTGACGGAGACTGGGTGGCCGTCGTACGGCGACCGGCGGGCGGAGCCGTACGCGAGCAAGGATAACGCGGACACGTACAACTCGAACCTGATCAAGCACGTCCTGCAGGACAAGCCCGGGACGCCCATGgcgcccggcgcggcggcgcagtcgAGCGCCTACATCTACGAGCTCTTCAACGAGGACCTCCGGCCGGGCCCCGTGTCGGAGGCGAACTGGGGCCTGTTCTACGGCAACGGCACGCCGGTGTACCTCCTGCACGTGTCGGGCGCCGGCGGGCTCCTGGGGAACGACACGACGGACCGGTCCTTCTGCGTGGCGGCGGACGACGCGGAGGAGAAGGCGGTGCAGGCGGCCATGGACTGGGCGTGCGGGCCCGGGCGCGCCGACTGCACGGCGATCCAGCCCGGGCAGGGGTGCTACCTGCCCAACGACGTGCGCAGCCACGCGTCGTACGCCTTCGACGCCTACTACCAGTCgcagggccgcgccgccgggtcCTGCTACTTCCAGGGCGCCGGCATGGTCACCACCACGGATCCCA GTCATGACAACTGCTTATTCCCTGGAAG TAAGCAGCTGGGTAACCACACCAAATCTGGCAGCGCAAGCAACACTACAACGCCGACAAGTGACGCCGAGGGATCTGCAATATGGAGGCTAAGAACAGGAAGGGAGAAAGGGTTCTCGCTCTTCCTTCGGCTGCTGCTGAGCATCACGGTGGTTATCGTGACAGATTCAAACTTTTGGACATGA
- the LOC120689242 gene encoding uncharacterized protein LOC120689242, with protein MQAAACVRRGATAWAESQFHSSAAVLSKSTPHIRFAVREKRRDAKSALKNILLNGSPYQESSKKQMRKQKGSGTPNVQRSYPGKNPYGKNKRGQNWKSFDDDECTDTPYGTFGGKRSFTWYWPGENDELGSSPSDFQWRDESQSTKSRKKFLNESDVDEEEESAHDDLQSYRISLGLPILGPLKLEHIKAAFHASALKWHPDKHQGPSQAEAEEKFRRCVEAYNALTCAFKSSG; from the exons ATGCAGGCTGCGGCTTGCGTCCGGAGGGGCGCCACGGCGTGGGCGGAGTCGCAGTTCcactcctccgccgccgtgctctcCAAATCCACG CCTCATATCCGGTTCGCTGTTCGTGAAAAGCGAAGGGATGCAAAGAGTGCCCTTAAAAACATTCTGCTTAATGGCAGCCCATATCAG GAAAGCAGTAAAAAACAAATGAGAAAGCAGAAAGGTAGTGGCACACCAAATGTCCAGCGTTCTTATCCAGGAAAAAATCCATATGGCAAAAATAAGC GTGGGCAGAACTGGAAAAGCTTTGATGATGATGAATGCACAGATACACCATATGGTACTTTTGGTGGTAAGAGATCTTTTACATGGTACTGGCCTGGGGAGAATGACGAGCTTGGTAGCTCTCCTAGTGATTTTCAGTGGAGGGATGAATCTCAGTCTACCAAATCAAGGAAAAAATTCTTGAATGAAAGTGATGTCGATGAGGAAGAGGAGTCAGCCCATGATGATCTGCAAAGCTATAGGATCTCTCTCGGGTTGCCAATTTTAGGCCCCTTAAAACTGGAACATATTAAGGCTGC TTTTCACGCATCTGCTCTCAAGTGGCACCCGGACAAGCATCAAGGACCTTCACAG GCTGAAGCAGAGGAAAAATTCAGACGCTGTGTGGAAGCATACAACGCATTGACATGCGCCTTCAAGTCAAGTGGCTAA